CGAAGTAGCCACCGTGGCAAACATGGGGCAGTTAATGCCCAAAAGCGATGCGAAGGTTTTTGAGGTGAAAATTAAGGTCGATGGCTCCGATCCAGAGCTGAAACCGGCCATGACTACCAGCAACACCATTCAGGCCAGTTTTATTGAAGATGCCACTTATATTCCTATCGAAGCCGTATTTTCAAACGATAGTTTGTCGTATGTTTATCTTTCTGATTCAAAAACAAGTCAAATTATTGAACCGGGCGAAGCCAACGAAAATTATGTGGTTGTAAACCAAGGACTCGAAGAAGGCCAGAAAATTCAATTGCTGAAACCCGAAGATGCCGACGATTACCAATTAACCGGTTTTGAAATTTATGCCGACATAAAACTTAAGGCATCCGAAAAAGCGGCAGAAGAAGCTGCGAGAAAGAAGGAACGGAAAGAACAAAAAGCGCCCGAATTACCTCAGGGAATGGCATTACCTGCAGGTGTTACAATTACATCGGCCAATTAACCTTTCAATCCAAACTAGATGTTTATAAAAAGATATTTACACGATATTCTGATAGCGGTTGAAGCCATTATTGCCAACCGCCTGAAATCGATACTTACCGCACTCGGAATCATCTTTGGTGTAGCTGCGGTAATTAGCATGATGGCAATTGGAAATGGCGCCGAGCAGGAAATTCTGGAGCAGATAAAACTGGTTGGCGTAAACAACATTGTTATTACTCCAAGTACTTATTCCTTATCCGACGGAACCGGTGGCGATGGTAATGGTCAAGCCACCGCAAAGAAATTCTCAAAAGGACTGACACTTCACGATGTGGAGGCCATTAAAAAGATTGTTCCTACTGTTGAACGTATTTCCCCGGTTATTTCTTTCAACTATTCAGCCCTGCTAAACGGAATTAGTAAACCTGTTGTTCTCGAAGGAATTGAAAATCACTACTTCGATTTATTCAATATGCAACTGGCCGAAGGAAAACGTTTTAATGCCACGCAAGCTGAAAAAGGACTACCCGTTTGTGTGGTTGGAAACAACATTAAAGAGCAATTTTTTCGTCAGCAGAATCCCATTGGAAAATATATAAAATGCGGACAGATATGGCTAAAGATTATAGGTGTTGTTGAACGACGCGATTTTACGGCATCGGCATCCGATGAACTGGGAATCAGCAGTTCTGACAATAAAATTTTTATACCTGTACAAACCATGTTGATGCGGTTTAAAAACCGTTCACTCATTAGAGCCGACGAAGTTTTAAGTGCCAATAAAAATGCTAATGGCAATGGTATGGTTATTATTTATGGAGGTCCGGCGCCAAAAGAAGACCCGGTTGACACCGACCCCAATCTTAACCAACTCGATAAGATTGTTGTTCAGATAAAAGAAACGGAACAACTCAACGGTTCGGCAACATTAATAAAACGGATGTTGCTCAGACGCCACTCCGATTTGTACGATTTTGAAGTTACAATTCCCGAATTGCTGCTAAAACAGCAACAAAAAACAAAAAAAATATTCAACATCGTTTTAGGTGTTATTGCTGGTATCTCGCTGGTTGTTGGCGGAATTGGTATTATGAATATTATGTTGGCATCGGTCTTGGAACGCATTCGTGAAATTGGTGTTCGCCAAGCATTGGGAGCCAAGCAAAAAGACATAATCGCACAGTTTCTTTCCGAGTCGACTTTAATCAGTTTAACAGGAGGAATTATAGGAATTATTCTGGGTGTTGTGCTCTCACAAATCATTACGGCCATGTTCGATATCAAAACAATTGTTTCTGCCTTTAGCATTTTTATTGCTTTCGGCGTATCGGTTGGCGTCGGAATTATTTTTGGTTATCTACCTGCTAAACGTGCCGCAGCAAATGATCCGGTAGTAAGTCTTCGTTCATAAAAATAACCTGAAAAACAAACAAGAAAATGAAAAATATATTTCTGTCATTAATATTTATTTTGGGACTGACGGAATTTGTTGCAGCCCAGGAAGAATTGGTATTAACCCTGCCCGAAGTAATTGATATTGCTTCTGAACAATCAATTGATGCTTTCCGAAATAAAAACATGTATTTGGCCAGTTATTGGGAACACCGGTTTTATAAAGCCGAGCGTTTGCCCAGTATTTCATTAAG
This is a stretch of genomic DNA from uncultured Draconibacterium sp.. It encodes these proteins:
- a CDS encoding ABC transporter permease; this encodes MFIKRYLHDILIAVEAIIANRLKSILTALGIIFGVAAVISMMAIGNGAEQEILEQIKLVGVNNIVITPSTYSLSDGTGGDGNGQATAKKFSKGLTLHDVEAIKKIVPTVERISPVISFNYSALLNGISKPVVLEGIENHYFDLFNMQLAEGKRFNATQAEKGLPVCVVGNNIKEQFFRQQNPIGKYIKCGQIWLKIIGVVERRDFTASASDELGISSSDNKIFIPVQTMLMRFKNRSLIRADEVLSANKNANGNGMVIIYGGPAPKEDPVDTDPNLNQLDKIVVQIKETEQLNGSATLIKRMLLRRHSDLYDFEVTIPELLLKQQQKTKKIFNIVLGVIAGISLVVGGIGIMNIMLASVLERIREIGVRQALGAKQKDIIAQFLSESTLISLTGGIIGIILGVVLSQIITAMFDIKTIVSAFSIFIAFGVSVGVGIIFGYLPAKRAAANDPVVSLRS